A portion of the Streptococcus urinalis 2285-97 genome contains these proteins:
- a CDS encoding tyrosine-type recombinase/integrase, whose translation MWIEELSNGKFKYIERYTDPLTKKYKKVSVTLDKNSSQAQKKANLILQEKIEDKLATRDHSEMTYGELKREYLNQWIPTVKDSTKRGYLVSDSHIATVLPDETIISKLTKRDVRLLIEKLLKNNSYHVTHKCRKRLHAIFAYAIQMDYLTSNPTDNVLVPKPKEEYMPEKVLYLTSNEVYDLCGRMIANDEQKLSDIVLLMFLTGMRYGELACLTYDKIDFENKEILINATYDFHTREITTTKTKKSTRKISVSDNIIEIINRQNKMSEFVFPNSKGLPILNAYINKRLKIYGDYHTHLFRHSHISFLAEKGIPLNAIMDRVGHSDPKTTLSIYSHTTVNMKELINNQTAPFVPLNLIE comes from the coding sequence ATGTGGATTGAAGAATTATCAAATGGAAAGTTTAAATATATTGAACGTTATACTGACCCATTGACCAAAAAATACAAAAAAGTGTCTGTCACATTAGATAAAAATTCGAGCCAAGCGCAGAAAAAAGCTAATCTTATCTTGCAAGAAAAAATTGAAGATAAGCTTGCTACACGAGATCATTCCGAAATGACATATGGTGAATTAAAGCGTGAGTATTTAAATCAATGGATTCCGACGGTCAAAGATTCCACAAAACGTGGTTATTTAGTGTCTGACAGTCATATAGCAACCGTGTTGCCAGATGAAACGATTATTAGCAAGCTAACTAAACGTGATGTCAGACTGCTTATTGAAAAACTATTAAAAAACAATTCTTATCATGTTACGCACAAATGCAGAAAAAGACTACATGCTATCTTTGCTTATGCTATACAAATGGACTACTTGACAAGCAATCCAACCGACAATGTTTTAGTCCCTAAACCAAAAGAAGAATATATGCCTGAAAAGGTACTTTATTTAACTTCTAACGAGGTTTACGACCTCTGCGGTAGAATGATAGCCAATGATGAACAAAAACTCTCAGATATCGTTTTATTAATGTTTTTGACTGGAATGAGGTACGGTGAATTAGCTTGCTTGACTTATGACAAGATTGATTTTGAAAATAAAGAAATTTTGATTAATGCGACTTACGATTTCCACACTAGAGAAATCACGACAACAAAGACCAAAAAATCAACTCGGAAAATTTCGGTATCTGATAACATTATAGAAATCATTAATCGACAAAATAAAATGAGTGAATTTGTTTTCCCAAACTCAAAAGGTTTGCCAATTTTAAATGCGTATATCAATAAGCGCCTAAAAATTTACGGTGATTACCACACACATTTATTCAGGCATTCGCACATTTCGTTTTTGGCAGAAAAAGGTATACCTCTAAACGCAATTATGGATAGAGTAGGACACTCAGACCCTAAGACAACATTATCTATTTACAGTCACACTACTGTTAATATGAAAGAATTGATAAATAATCAAACTGCCCCTTTTGTGCCCCTAAATTTAATTGAATAA
- a CDS encoding DUF1828 domain-containing protein — protein sequence MNANEIKKEYLDFVYENAVFNEISADHTEVITPFVDPFGESISFSVKTNGRILTITDNSYTLWNLSINGIDMSNKGRRKDLFSSLLQYNGFELVGESIERNTSKKNLGQTIHDMTQLLINVYDFIQLHPNNVKSQFLDDVKNYFMKNDSYNVFPAFSIAGKSRLEHRFNFVFMSKGISKIARVHNNITKQQVDTILSSWLDTSEFRKNEYGDKEQLYIIVSDEGYQNIKDDHLIALKEYNIEVLNFSDKQQLQVNLGK from the coding sequence ATGAATGCAAATGAAATAAAAAAAGAATATTTGGATTTCGTGTATGAAAATGCTGTTTTTAACGAAATCTCGGCTGACCATACAGAAGTTATTACTCCTTTCGTTGATCCTTTTGGAGAATCTATTAGCTTTTCAGTTAAAACAAACGGAAGAATACTAACGATTACAGATAATTCTTATACTTTATGGAACCTTTCTATCAACGGTATAGATATGTCAAACAAAGGTAGAAGAAAAGACTTATTTTCTTCTCTTCTACAGTACAATGGTTTTGAACTTGTCGGAGAATCTATCGAAAGAAACACTAGTAAAAAAAACCTTGGACAAACTATCCATGATATGACTCAACTTTTAATCAATGTTTATGATTTTATACAACTACACCCAAATAACGTAAAATCTCAATTTTTAGATGACGTAAAAAATTACTTTATGAAAAATGATTCCTATAATGTTTTTCCTGCTTTCTCTATAGCTGGAAAGTCTAGATTAGAACATAGATTTAATTTTGTATTCATGAGTAAAGGGATATCAAAAATTGCTAGGGTTCATAATAATATAACAAAACAACAAGTAGATACAATTCTTTCAAGTTGGCTCGATACATCAGAGTTTAGAAAAAATGAATATGGTGATAAAGAACAACTTTACATTATTGTAAGCGATGAAGGATATCAAAATATTAAAGACGATCATTTAATTGCTTTGAAAGAATATAATATCGAGGTCCTTAATTTTTCAGATAAGCAACAATTGCAAGTTAACTTAGGAAAATAA
- a CDS encoding DUF6978 family protein, which yields MKELLINDDQAYQLIKMIKTIAKNHNVVITNNSKGEIDIVGINNTRFILNYFYSDNSKVFHLRETEHNYTLLRINLNNKFHKNANGERVWGNRINIFSEKEYYLKGDETTHYKTYPLPYESIKNSDDFLENLSNLLEFTNVNNPESASIKIQQDLL from the coding sequence ATGAAGGAACTTTTGATTAATGATGATCAAGCCTACCAACTAATCAAGATGATAAAAACAATAGCAAAAAATCATAATGTTGTTATTACTAATAATAGTAAAGGAGAAATAGATATTGTCGGTATAAATAATACCAGATTTATTTTAAACTATTTCTATAGTGATAATAGTAAAGTTTTTCATTTGAGAGAAACAGAACACAATTATACTCTTTTAAGAATTAATTTAAACAATAAATTTCATAAGAACGCAAACGGAGAACGGGTCTGGGGGAATAGAATTAATATTTTTTCTGAAAAAGAGTATTACTTGAAAGGTGATGAAACTACTCACTATAAAACTTACCCCTTACCATATGAATCCATAAAAAACAGTGATGACTTTTTAGAAAATTTGTCAAACCTCTTAGAGTTTACGAATGTAAACAATCCAGAATCTGCTTCTATCAAAATTCAACAAGATTTGTTATAA
- a CDS encoding LexA family transcriptional regulator: MARGRGKLTPQDLEYMKIISNNINHFLITQNRKQIDVSRGTGIPPSTLTGYIKGTSLPIPGNVQKIADFFGVLKSDIDPRFKSSKTSTAPNINNKVALLDEELKEPRHSDWISYGENLLSEQNTVENSKNTVNEPQIIYYTYNYYDHPVSAGTGQYLNDVQVEQIELPVDYDADFVIPVYGDSMEPEYYSGDYVFVKLSVELSDSNIGVFEYYGDAYIKQLLINENGAFLHSLNSKYEDIPIDANSDFRIIGRVTGKYPV; encoded by the coding sequence ATGGCTAGAGGCAGAGGAAAGTTAACTCCTCAAGATTTAGAGTATATGAAAATAATTTCTAACAACATAAATCACTTCTTGATTACTCAAAACAGGAAGCAGATTGATGTGTCTAGAGGAACGGGCATTCCGCCTAGCACCTTGACAGGATATATAAAAGGAACATCCTTGCCAATACCTGGTAACGTTCAAAAAATAGCTGATTTTTTCGGAGTATTAAAATCAGATATCGACCCTCGTTTTAAATCAAGCAAAACTTCTACTGCTCCTAATATCAACAACAAAGTCGCTCTACTAGATGAAGAGCTCAAAGAACCTCGTCATAGTGATTGGATAAGTTACGGTGAAAATCTTTTATCTGAACAAAATACAGTAGAAAACAGTAAGAATACAGTAAACGAACCTCAAATTATATACTATACCTATAATTATTACGACCACCCCGTTTCTGCTGGTACAGGGCAGTATCTAAATGATGTACAAGTTGAACAGATTGAATTGCCAGTCGATTATGACGCTGATTTTGTCATACCGGTTTATGGCGATTCTATGGAACCAGAGTATTATTCTGGTGACTACGTATTTGTAAAATTATCTGTGGAACTTTCAGATAGCAATATTGGTGTATTTGAATACTATGGAGATGCTTATATTAAACAGTTGCTTATTAACGAAAACGGAGCGTTTCTACATAGTCTAAACAGCAAGTACGAGGATATTCCGATTGATGCTAATAGCGACTTTAGGATTATTGGTAGAGTTACTGGGAAATACCCAGTTTAA
- a CDS encoding ImmA/IrrE family metallo-endopeptidase, whose amino-acid sequence MDLLKVGGMTYNVVIQEHFKAYDDDRNLWGYCDYEQQIIYIRESLSEQKKKQVLVHELTHAILHEVGYKEQDEELVSRFSIGLHQVLKDNPTLTFQS is encoded by the coding sequence ATGGATTTATTGAAAGTAGGTGGCATGACCTATAACGTTGTTATTCAGGAGCATTTCAAAGCTTATGATGATGATAGAAATCTCTGGGGGTATTGTGATTACGAACAACAAATCATATATATTCGTGAGTCATTATCAGAGCAAAAGAAAAAGCAAGTGCTAGTCCACGAACTAACACATGCTATTCTACATGAAGTTGGCTACAAAGAACAAGATGAAGAACTTGTTAGTCGTTTTTCAATCGGTCTACATCAGGTTCTTAAAGATAATCCAACGCTTACTTTTCAGTCCTAA
- a CDS encoding helix-turn-helix domain-containing protein, with amino-acid sequence MQQISLRALRVNYNLSAKEVAKTLEIHYQTLLKYENDSSKIPHDLLKKLADFYNVDTNYIFLGKKYELIQN; translated from the coding sequence ATGCAACAAATTTCGCTAAGAGCACTACGAGTAAATTATAATTTATCAGCTAAAGAAGTTGCCAAAACTTTAGAAATTCATTATCAAACTTTGTTGAAATATGAAAATGATAGCAGTAAAATTCCTCATGATTTGTTAAAAAAATTAGCTGATTTTTATAACGTTGATACGAATTATATTTTTTTAGGCAAAAAATACGAATTAATTCAAAACTAA